A single Lactuca sativa cultivar Salinas chromosome 8, Lsat_Salinas_v11, whole genome shotgun sequence DNA region contains:
- the LOC111909598 gene encoding replication protein A 32 kDa subunit B, with amino-acid sequence MYANASQFDGAAAFSGGGFMPSQATQNTDPAPSSITKNRDTHTLIPLTVKQINKALLSNDDKVNFLIDGVDVNNVKLVGMIMNKAERVTDVSFLLDDSTGRIDCNRWVHEPVDTKEMEAIKEGMYVRVHGQLKGFQGKKQLVVFGIKPVIDFDEITHHFVECIYVHSYNTKLLKQQPGSSGTSNQSHMPSSGINTQSYQTAPSNQFTGQYVVNGLNGVDKMVLDYLLLPANLSRDSGVHVEEIAMQLGLSLDKIREAIDGMVIEGLIYSSIDDNHYKSTGNA; translated from the exons ATGTACGCAAACGCAAGTCAGTTCGACGGCGCCGCCGCCTTCTCAGGCGGTGGTTTCATGCCTTCTCAGGCCACTCAGAATACGGACCCTGCGCCCTCTTCGATCACTAAG AATCGTGATACACATACGCTGATTCCCTTGACTGTGAAGCAAATTAACAAAGCGTTGTTGTCGAATGATGATAAAGTGAACTTTCTCATCGACGGCGTTGATGTAAACAAC GTTAAGTTGGTAGGGATGATAATGAACAAAGCTGAGAGGGTTACAGATGTTTCCTTTCTGCTTGATGATAGCACAGGTCGCATAGACTGCAACAGATG GGTTCATGAACCAGTAGACACGAAGGAGATGGAAGCAATAAA GGAGGGAATGTACGTTCGAGTTCATGGCCAACTGAAAGGCTTTCAAGGGAAAAAGCAGTTAGTGGTCTTTGGTATCAA ACCTGTGATTGATTTTGATGAGATCACACATCACTTTGTTGAATGCATATATGTCCACTCTTACAACACAAAGTTACTG AAGCAACAACCTGGTAGTAGTGGCACTAGTAATCAATCTCATATGCCAAGTTCAGGGATTAACACACAATCATACCAAACTGCTCCATCAAATCAG TTCACTGGTCAATATGTTGTTAATGGACTGAATGGAGTTGATAAAATGGTGTTGGATTATTTGCTACTTCCAGCCAATTT ATCAAGGGATTCAGGAGTACATGTAGAAGAAATTGCTATGCAGTTGGGCCTTTCTTTAGACAAGATTCG GGAGGCGATTGATGGGATGGTAATTGAGGGGCTGATTTACTCATCAATCGATGACAATCACTACAAGTCCACTGGCAATGCATGA